A single window of Nicotiana sylvestris chromosome 5, ASM39365v2, whole genome shotgun sequence DNA harbors:
- the LOC104229559 gene encoding squamosa promoter-binding-like protein 12 encodes MDWNMKSHQLEWGWDNNISICSCSGLEFCRHAETFINEKEVNKAENIKHIYSVVDRFSSYSLDHGSSVKSSAEESNYGIVGSVPGFVSAERKEKYSTSGTCTRPGESSIGLNLCPANNETVTNYPVLPLSSTTAKRCRGSYHLMQNPYCQVEGCNLDLTSAKEYHRRHRICEAHSKSPMVIVAGMERRFCQQCSRFHELSEFDDNKRSCRRKLSDHNARRRRSQPEANHFSSTGRPSSFHDQQSRTSGSLSGSSSSTSNSMGKSSCRPKNIRGLNTSTSDYKLDAASNLPRRAHSLLSRNSLGLYDPTHTSMEQLIMPASVGESQPFVPVTPNWQQVSSEHFPADHQVPFYSPHCFNGSA; translated from the exons ATGGACTGGAACATGAAGAGTCACCAGTTGGAATGGGGCTGGGATAATAATATAAGCATTTGCAGTTGCTCAGGATTGGAGTTTTGTAGGCATGCAGAAACTTTCATCAATGAAAAGGAAGTAAATAAAGCTGAAAATATCAAGCATATATATTCTGTAGTAGATCGTTTCTCTAGCTATAGTTTGGACCATGGCTCTTCTGTCAAATCTTCAGCTGAAGAAAGTAATTATGGGATAGTTGGTTCTGTGCCAGGTTTTGTAAGCGCggagagaaaagagaaatatTCTACTTCTGGAACTTGTACAAGACCTGGAGAATCGTCAATTGGCTTAAATCTGTGCCCTGCTAACAATGAGACTGTTACTAATTATCCTGTACTTCCTTTGTCATCTACGACAGCAAAGCGATGTAGGGGTTCTTATCATCTAATGCAGAATCCCTACTGCCAAGTTGAAGGATGTAATCTTGACCTTACATCAGCTAAAGAGTACCATCGGCGTCATAGAATCTGTGAAGCCCATTCTAAAAGCCCAATGGTCATTGTGGCTGGGATGGAGCGTCGTTTTTGCCAACAGTGTAGCAG GTTCCATGAGTTGTCCGAGTTTGATGATAACAAACGAAGCTGTCGGAGGAAGCTCTCTGACCACAATGCTAGGCGTCGTCGGTCACAACCAGAGGCAAATCACTTTAGTTCAACAGGACGACCTTCTTCGTTTCATG ATCAACAATCACGTACTAGTGGTTCTTTAAGTGGATCATCTTCCTCCACTTCAAATTCAATGGGGAAAAGCTCTTGCCGCCCCAAGAATATACGAG GTTTAAATACATCTACAAGTGATTATAAGTTGGATGCTGCATCCAATCTTCCACGACGAGCTCATTCTCTTCTGTCAAGAAACTCTTTGGGTTTGTATGATCCTACACATACTTCCATGGAGCAGCTTATAATGCCTGCAAGTGTCGGTGAATCACAGCCGTTTGTGCCTGTAACACCAAACTGGCAACAAGTTTCATCAGAACATTTTCCGGCAGATCATCAAGTTCCTTTCTACTCCCCACATTGCTTCAACGGATCTGCCTGA